A section of the Lineus longissimus chromosome 1, tnLinLong1.2, whole genome shotgun sequence genome encodes:
- the LOC135489711 gene encoding myosin-10-like isoform X3 yields the protein MADDYGGVGAAELKYLTVDRNLINDPSAHAEWAAKKLVWVPHDTNGFVTASIKGDKGEEFIVELVDTGKSAKVPKDEVQKMNPPKFSKVEDMAELACLNEASVLHNLKDRYYSGLIYTYSGLFCVVVNPYKRLPIYTDKVIELYKGKKRHEVPPHVFAVTDTAYRSMLQDREDQSILCTGESGAGKTENTKKVIQYLAYVAASLKTQRTTTANVITSMHGELEAQLLQANPILEAFGNAKTTKNDNSSRFGKFIRINFDTSGFISGANIETYLLEKSRAVRQAINERSFHIFYQLLKGATADEKGDFLLEDFKNYTFLSNGYIGISGNEEEEEFKQTLEAMTIMGFTPDEQASIIRVVSAVLQFGNMRFKSERNSEQASMPDNTVAQKVCHLLGIPVTELTRAMLRPKLKVGRDFVTKAQSKEQVEFSVEAITKALYERMFKWLVNRINRCLDRTKRQGASFIGILDIAGFEIFQLNSFEQLCINYTNERLQQLFNHTMFILEQQEYKQEGIEWTFIDFGLDLQPTIDLIEKPMGVMALLDEECWFPKATDKSFVEKLMAEHGKHPKFAKPDFRATSDFSLIHYAGKVEYSAEKWLMKNMDPLNDNIVKLLQSSSDSFVSLIWKDAEIVALGANESESVFGSRTKRGMFRTVSQLYKEQLSKLMATLNNTNPNFVRCIIPNHEKKAGKIDAQLVLDQLRCNGVLEGIRICRQGFPNRIIFQEFKQRYEILTPSAVPKGFMDGRKACKKMIDVLELDPNLYRIGQSKVFFRAGVLAHLEEERDLKLTDIIIQFQAYARGLLARRNYQRRLQQLSAIRIIQRNCASYLKLRNWQWWRLFTKVKPLLNVTRQEEVLVVKEEELKKVKDQFEKQQSTLGELEKSHTQLVEEKNILAEQLRAETDLCAETEEARTRLSQKTNELEELLQDYEARIEEEEERYTQVATDKKKLNQTIQDLEEQLEEEEQARQKLQLEKVSVDAKAKKVEEALALQEDINSKLTKEKKGLEERVGEISTLLATEEDKAKHLTKAKNRYEAIIKDLEERLKKEQALRQELEKIKRKLETELNDLREQLSEKKSHCDELQDTLTKRDEELRLSLQKTDEEVAGRTIAQKQLREIESQFHEVQEDLDVERAARTKAEKQKRDLGEELEALKSELEDSIDTTAAVQELRTKREHEVEGLKKALDDEVKNREGQVVEMRHKHTQQIEQLNEQLDQTKKTRVNLEKAKTTLEAENVDMASDIKSLSVAKQESERKRKQLEGQAQEFVMKLTELENDKKSYAEKISRLQTELDQSSQGFEQADNKLSSAMKQVSLLEMNLNDAQDSLQEETKAKLSLQSKIRQLEEEREMNIDQLEEEEEARKSVEKQLAASNQQLTDLKKKLDEDVQIMDGMEDGRKKLLKEIEMLQSRNEDLTSHNDKLERSRKKLQAEVEDLNVAMEGQRSSLLQLEKKQRKFDQNLAEEKAQSERLGAERDAAEREAREKETKILSSTREIEELQTRIDEMERDRTKQSRELEYLMSSKDDVGKNVHELERAKRTLEGQVEEQRTQIEELEDELQATEDAKLRLEVNMQAQKAQFDRDLQLKDEQSEEKRKSLIKQLREMEEELEDERKQRSNAVNAKKKLEGEFADMSQQVQMAERLKDDALKQLKKIQAQMKEQQMELEDAARSKDDAVAAAKDNERKMKQLEQDVAQLQEDLSASERARRTVEGERDELMDEMSASSSSKSSLIEDKRRLDSRIQELEEELEEEQGNLEIMVDKAKKNNAQIETLTTELASERSLTQKHENSRILLERQNKDLKNKLSEMESQLRSRSKATISSLESKIASLEEQLEVEARERAQAAKQNRRLDKKLKEMMMQVDDERRHADQYKEQVEKVNTRVKALKRQVDEAEEEVTRLNAIRRKLQRDLDESNENGESLQREVTGLRSKMRGLIGYSSYYDARLTSGMSYRSSRGANARDDSDKEDEVDDGE from the exons ATGGCGGACGATTATGGTGGAGTTGGTGCGGCGGAGTTGAAATACTTGACTGTGGATCGTAATTTGATCAACGATCCTTCTGCACATGCTGAATGGGCAGCTAAGAAGCTTGTCTGGGTGCCACATGATACAAATGGCTTCGTCACGGCCAGTATCAAGGGTGATAAGGGGGAGGAATTCATCGTGGAACTTGTGGACACGGGAAAGAGTGCAAAAGTTCCGAAAGATGAAGTTCAAAAAATGAACCCTCCAAAGTTCAGTAAAGTGGAGGATATGGCTGAATTAGCTTGTTTGAATGAAGCTTCTGTCCTCCACAATCTGAAAGACCGTTATTACTCTGGTTTGATATAT ACTTACTCTGGGCTTTTCTGCGTCGTGGTGAACCCTTACAAACGACTCCCAATCTATACTGATAAGGTCATCGAACTCTACAAAGGCAAGAAGAGACATGAGGTGCCACCCCATGTATTTGCAGTCACTGATACAGCATACAGGAGTATGCTTCAAG ATCGTGAGGATCAGTCGATTCTTTGCAC GGGAGAATCTGGTGCTGGCAAGACAGAGAACACCAAGAAAGTCATCCAGTATTTAGCTTATGTAGCTGCCTCCTTGAAGACCCAGCGAACAACTACTGCCAATGTCATTACTTCCATGCAT GGAGAACTAGAAGCCCAACTTTTGCAAGCCAATCCTATCCTGGAAGCTTTTGGTAATGCTAAGACTACCAAGAACGATAACTCATCTCGATTC GGTAAATTCATCAGGATCAACTTTGACACATCTGGTTTCATCTCTGGTGCAAACATCGAGACTT ATCTGTTGGAGAAATCCCGTGCTGTACGTCAAGCTATCAATGAGAGGAGCTTCCATATCTTCTATCAACTACTTAAGGGGGCCACTGCAGATGAGAAAG GTGATTTCCTGCTGGAAGACTTCAAGAACTACACATTCCTTAGTAATGGTTACATCGGTATTAGCGGtaatgaggaggaggaggagttCAAACAGACCTTGGAGGCCATGACTATTATGGGATTCACTCCCGATGAACAGGCCT CTATCATCCGAGTGGTATCTGCTGTACTGCAGTTCGGTAACATGAGGTTCAAGTCGGAGAGGAATTCAGAGCAAGCCTCCATGCCAGATAACACTG TTGCCCAGAAAGTTTGCCATCTCCTTGGCATCCCCGTGACAGAATTGACACGAGCCATGCTCCGACCAAAATTGAAGGTTGGTCGTGACTTTGTCACTAAAGCCCAAAGCAAGGAACAGGTGGAATTCTCCGTTGAAGCGATCACCAAGGCGCTGTACGAACGAATGTTCAAATGGCTTGTGAACAGGATCAACAGGTGTTTGGATAGGACCAAGCGTCAAGGCGCATCCTTTATTGGAATCCTTGATATTGCCGGTTTTGAGATCTTCCAG CTTAACTCCTTTGAACAGTTGTGCATCAACTACACCAACGAGAGGCTGCAACAGTTGTTCAACCACACTATGTTCATTCTAGAACAGCAGGAGTACAAACAAGAAGGCATTGAATGGACATTCATCGACTTTGGGTTGGATCTTCAGCCAACCATTGACCTCATTGAAAAG CCCATGGGTGTGATGGCCCTGCTTGATGAAGAGTGCTGGTTCCCCAAGGCTACTGACAAATCCTTTGTGGAGAAGCTCATGGCAGAGCACGGCAAGCACCCCAAGTTCGCCAAACCTGACTTCAGGGCGACCTCCGACTTCTCGCTCATCCATTATGCAGGAAAAGTGGAGTATTCTGCTGAGAAATGGCTGATGAAGAATATGGATCCGCTGAATGACAACATTGTCAAGCTACTTCAGTCTTCTTCGGACAGCTTCGTGAGCTTGATCTGGAAAGATG CTGAAATCGTTGCTCTGGGTGCTAACGAGTCTGAATCTGTGTTTGGTAGCCGTACCAAGAGGGGTATGTTCCGTACCGTAAGTCAGCTGTACAAGGAGCAGCTCTCCAAACTCATGGCGACACTCAATAACACCAACCCCAACTTTGTCAGGTGTATCATTCCTAATCATGAGAAAAAG gctggtaaaattgatgctcaGTTGGTGCTAGATCAGTTGCGCTGCAATGGTGTGTTGGAAGGTATTAGGATTTGTCGCCAGGGCTTCCCCAACAGGATCATTTTCCAGGAGTTCAAGCAGAGATACGAGATTCTTACCCCCAGCGCTGTGCCAAAGGGATTCATGGATGGACGTAAAGCTTGCAAGAAGATG ATTGACGTCCTTGAGTTGGATCCCAATTTGTACAGGATAGGACAGAGCAAGGTGTTCTTCCGTGCCGGGGTCTTGGCCCATCTTGAGGAGGAGCGTGACCTCAAGTTGACCGACATCATCATCCAGTTCCAAGCCTATGCAAGAGGTCTCCTGGCTAGGAG GAACTATCAACGCCGTCTGCAGCAGTTGAGTGCAATCAGGATTATCCAGAGGAACTGTGCCTCCTACCTCAAACTGAGGAATTGGCAGTGGTGGAGACTGTTCACCAAG GTGAAACCGTTGCTGAATGTAACTCGCCAAGAAGAGGTTCTGGTTGTGAAAGAAGAGGAGCTCAAGAAGGTCAAGGATCAGTTCGAGAAACAGCAGTCGACGCTTGGTGAACTCGAGAAGAGCCACACGCAGCTGGTCGAGGAGAAAAATATACTTGCCGAGCAACTGAGGGCTGAGACAGACCTCTGTGCAGAGACTGAAGAG gCTCGTACCCGCCTCAGCCAAAAGACTAACGAGTTAGAGGAACTGCTACAAGATTATGAAGCCAGAATTGAAGAGGAAGAGGAGAGATACACGCAGGTGGCAACCGACAAAAAGAAATTAAACCAGACCATTCAGGATCTTGAAGAACA GTTGGAAGAAGAGGAACAAGCCCGACAAAAACTTCAGTTGGAGAAAGTTTCCGTTGATGCCAAGGCTAAAAAAGTAGAGGAGGCTCTGGCATTGCAGGAAGATATCAATTCTAAG TTAACGAAAGAAAAGAAAGGCCTAGAAGAACGTGTTGGTGAGATCAGTACTCTACTTGCGACCGAGGAGGACAAAGCGAAGCACCTCACCAAGGCCAAGAATCGATATGAAGCCATTATTAAAGATCTTGAAGAGAGGCTGAAAAAAGAACAAGCG CTTCGTCAAGAGTTAGAAAAAATCAAGAGGAAGCTCGAGACAGAATTAAACGATTTACGTGAACAGTTGTCTGAGAAAAAgagtcattgtgacgagttgcAAGATACCTTAACCAAGCGTGACGAGGAATTACGGTTAAGTCTGCAAAA GACGGATGAAGAGGTCGCTGGTAGGACGATTGCTCAAAAACAATTACGTGAAATTGAGTCTCAGTTTCACGAAGTTCAGGAAGATTTGGACGTCGAGAGGGCCGCACGTACGAAAGCAGAAAAACAAAAAAGGGATCTTGGTGAG GAATTGGAAGCCTTGAAGAGCGAGTTAGAAGATTCGATAGACACAACTGCTGCGGTGCAAGAACTGCGTACCAAGCGTGAACATGAGGTCGAAGGATTGAAGAAGGCCTTGGATGACGAGGTGAAAAATCGTGAAGGCCAAGTGGTGGAGATGCGACACAAGCACACTCAGCAAATAGAACAGCTGAATGAACAGCTGGACCAAACAAAGAAG aCCCGGGTTAATCTAGAAAAGGCTAAAACTACTCTAGAGGCGGAGAATGTCGATATGGCGTCTGATattaaaagtcttagtgttGCTAAACAAGAGTCTGAGAGGAAACGAAAACAGCTCGAAGGGCAGGCTCAGGAATTTGTGATGAAACTTACTGAACTGGAGAATGATAAAAAATCGTATGCTGAGAAAATAAGCAGATTGCAA ACTGAACTTGATCAATCCAGCCAAGGCTTCGAACAGGCCGATAATAAACTTTCAAGCGCGATGAAACAAGTTTCTTTGCTGGAAATGAACTTGAATGATGCGCAGGACTCTCTCCAAGAGGAGACGAAGGCAAAGTTGAGTTTGCAGTCGAAGATCAGACAGCTAGAGGAGGAGCGTGAAATGAACATCGACCAGttggaagaagaggaagaggctAGGAAGAGCGTCGAGAAGCAACTGGCTGCTTCTAATCAACAG CTTACTGATCTCAAAAAGAAGTTAGATGAGGACGTACAAATAATGGACGGTATGGAGGATGGTCGCAAGAAACTACTGAAAGAGATCGAGATGTTGCAGAGCCGCAACGAGGACTTGACCTCCCACAATGACAAGTTGGAGCGCAGCAGGAAAAAACTCCAGGCTGAGGTTGAGGACTTGAATGTTGCCATGGAAGGACAGAGGTCTTCCTTGCTCCAGCTTGAGAAGAAGCAGAGGAAGTTTGACCAGAATTTAGCCGAGGAGAAAGCACAATCTGAAAG GCTTGGTGCTGAACGTGATGCTGCTGAGCGGGAAGCCAGGGAGAAGGAGACGAAGATTCTCTCGAGCACACGCGAGATCGAAGAGCTGCAGACCAGGATTGATGAGATGGAACGTGACCGCACAAAACAGAGCAGAGAACTCGAGTACCTCATGTCTAGCAAGGATGATGTCGGCAAGAATGTCCATGAGCTTGAGCGGGCTAAGAGAACTCTTGAAGGACAG GTTGAGGAGCAGCGTACCCAGATTGAGGAACTCGAGGATGAGTTGCAGGCCACAGAAGATGCCAAGCTGCGTCTTGAGGTCAACATGCAGGCTCAGAAGGCTCAGTTTGATCGTGACCTGCAGTTGAAGGATGAGCAGTCTGAAGAGAAGAGGAAGTCGCTGATTAAACAG CTTCGTGAGATGGAGGAAGAGTTGGAAGATGAGCGTAAACAGCGTAGCAATGCTGTCAACGCCAAGAAGAAGCTGGAAGGCGAGTTTGCCGACATGTCGCAGCAGGTCCAGATGGCAGAGAGACTCAAGGATGATGCCCTCAAACAACTCAAGAAGATTCAG GCTCAGATGAAGGAGCAGCAGATGGAGCTCGAAGATGCTGCACGGAGTAAGGATGACGCTGTGGCTGCAGCGAAGGACAATGAAAGGAAGATGAAGCAACTAGAACAGGATGTTGCCCAGCTGCAGGAGGATCTGTCGGCCTCGGAGAGGGCCAGACGCACAGTCGAAGGAGAGCGCGATGAGCTCATGGACGAAATGAGCGCCAGTAGCTCCAGCAA GTCATCTCTCATTGAAGACAAGCGCCGCCTGGACAGCCGGATCCAAGAGTTGGAAGAGGAGCTTGAAGAGGAACAGGGGAACCTCGAGATCATGGTTGATAAGGCCAAGAAGAACAACGCGCAG ATCGAGACCTTGACGACTGAGCTGGCATCGGAACGTTCTCTCACACAGAAACACGAGAACTCGCGTATTCTCCTGGAGAGGCAGAACAAGGATTTGAAAAATAAGCTCTCCGAGATGGAATCGCAGCTGAGGTCGCGTTCCAAGGCTACTATCTCCTCCCTCGAGAGTAAGATTGCCAGTCTTGAAGAGCAGCTGGAAGTTGAGGCCAG GGAACGTGCTCAGGCTGCCAAGCAGAATCGTCGCCTTGACAAGAAGTTAAAGGAAATGATGATGCAGGTCGATGATGAGAGACGCCATGCTGATCAGTATAAGGAACAG GTCGAGAAGGTGAATACTCGAGTGAAGGCCCTGAAGCGTCAAGTGGACGAGGCTGAGGAGGAGGTGACGAGGTTGAATGCCATACGCCGCAAGCTCCAGAGAGACTTAGATGAATCAAACGAAAATGGGGAGAGTTTACAACGAGAGGTCACTGGACTTCGGTCAAAAATGAGGGG GCTGATAGGATATTCCTCCTACTATGA TGCACGATTAACAAGCGGCATGAGCTACCGGTCTTCGCGGGGAGCAAACGCACGCGATGACTCCGACAAGGAAGATGAGGTAGACGACGGCGAATAA